The Plasmodium brasilianum strain Bolivian I chromosome 14, whole genome shotgun sequence genome contains a region encoding:
- a CDS encoding hypothetical protein (Plasmodium exported protein) — translation MKYKRNFFLIYTERYLITFIILALQYLNNSAFRRPWNNGQIEHNKQCFKTPRVLLEYDYLFEDVPKVNILDEDIYNEREKYSKGGFYKNLEEKTNDYLKKSTERTSKSGLKKYVASLEKQNAYIPKEKEIEVCNLNVDKEEIISIDEILDAMDECKDTNWSVKNDCENGDKNIKKKFKKFVKYIFMFTPFIFLYLIKEVYSFVEDYVFRNLLKLF, via the exons atgaaatataaaaggaatttttttcttatttacaCAGAACGATATTTAATTACCTTTATCATTTTGGCACTGCAATACTTGAATAAT aGTGCTTTTAGAAGACCCTGGAATAACGGACAAATTGAACACAACAAACAATGTTTTAAAACTCCTAGGGTATTACTAGAATATGATTACCTTTTTGAAGATGTGCctaaagtaaatattttagatgaggatatatataatgaaagggaaaaatatagtaaGGGGGGtttctataaaaatttagaagaaaAGACGaatgattatttaaaaaaaagtacggAACGAACATCAAAATCaggattaaaaaaatatgtagcGTCTTTAGAGAAACAGAATGCTTATATTCCGAAAGAGAAAGAGATTGAAGTATGCA ATTTAAATGTGgataaagaagaaattatatCCATTGATGAAATATTAGATGCAATGGATGAATGTAAAGATACAAATTGGAGTGTAAAAAATGATTGTGAAAATGGtgataaaaacattaaaaaaaaatttaaaaagtttgttaagtatatttttatgtttactccatttattttcttatatctGATTAAAGAagtttattcatttgttGAGGATTATGTTTTTCGTAATCTGCTAAAACTATTTTAA
- a CDS encoding hypothetical protein (Plasmodium exported protein), which yields MNNYSLFINVLTFILLNLSWSCFNNITTTTFGKSWNNNNQTKTSDVRTIRSLSEREGMGRHKPNKTTMKTGNSQNADNGENYDESRYDALTQDYYDMMEDDITNGRGSSVSLLEMINNIDPKAQFTYCLDKLFTEDNDGEYDNYSNAPKKRSLGNFFKNINKRVENEMVSLINSGMQDNGYNTNGKKNKARNLKSFLKKYKLLSAVGILGILGLFFRFASQYTNLGYGILVIFAISVAFVLFKYMKVKKRLKFKNKHA from the exons atgaataactACAGCTTGTTTATTAATGTTCTTAcatttatccttttaaatCTATCATGGAGTTGTTTTAATAAT ATAACAACTACGACCTTTGGTAAATCATGGAATAACAACAATCAAACTAAAACGTCAGATGTAAGGACTATAAGATCACTAAGTGAACGTGAAGGAATGGGACGCCATAAACCAAATAAAACAACAATGAAAACTGGAAATTCACAAAATGCGGACAATGGTGAAAATTATGATGAAAGTCGATATGATGCTTTAACACAGGATTATTATGACATGATGGAAGACGATATTACTAATGGCAGAGGATCTTCAGTATCGTTATTGGAAATGATTAACAATATAGATCCAAAAGCCCAATTTACTTATTGCCtagataaattatttactgAAGATAATGATGGAGAATATGATAATTATAGTAATGCTCCAAAGAAGAGGAGCTTAGgaaacttttttaaaaatataaataaaagagtTGAAAATGAAATGGTTAGTTTAATTAATTCTGGAATGCAGGATAATGGATATAATACGAAcggaaagaaaaataaggcacgtaatttaaaaagttttttaaagaaatataaattgttATCAGCAGTTGGAATATTAGGAATTCTAGGATTATTTTTTAGGTTTGCATCACAATATACCAACCTTGGTTATGGAATTCTAGTTATTTTTGCAATTTCCGTAGCTTTTGTTTTGTTCAAGTATATGAAGGTCAAAAAAcgtttaaaatttaaaaataagcatGCATGA
- a CDS encoding hypothetical protein (Plasmodium exported protein) — translation MAVLSKYNKKEKKNAFLFCTKLSVCYFLFWVQNCANSSEYDGNSNNVMIYNHGKISNIRVMRSLGETKKNSKSKEEDIVKKLKRDRLESSFLPKAFHDIYDVDKTSASGAPRFPEWYKNNFKFDEETIEKLFNSHRKGAMEGDPECLAKYPKGYWDPYFALYGKGSKSTNKQEQAEQQQEQQQELYKYMLKNNFKDVPDIENVDADIKKGQPHVVRSYGQIDNSTDTSITSAAATAPSASASAVDSAAETADATKTQEQKKKKKKKFFFFKN, via the exons ATGGCAGTTTTAAGCAAATACaataagaaagaaaagaaaaatgcttTTCTCTTTTGTACGAAGTTATCTGTGtgttactttttattttgggTCCAAAATTGCGCAAACTCG TCTGAATATGATGGTAACTCCAATAATGTAATGATTTACAATCATGGAAAAATATCAAACATACGAGTAATGAGATCCTTAGgggaaacaaaaaaaaattcaaagtCAAAGGAGGAGGATATTGTGAAAAAACTAAAACGTGATAGACTTGAAAGTAGTTTTTTACCTAAAGCATTTCATGATATATATGATGTCGACAAGACATCAGCATCTGGTGCTCCTAGATTTCCTGAATGGTACAAGAATAACTTTAAATTTGACGAAGAAACAATAGAAAAATTGTTTAACAGTCATCGTAAAGGAGCGATGGAAGGAGATCCAGAATGTCTTGCAAAATATCCAAAGGGTTATTGGGATCCATATTTTGCATTATATGGAAAGGGTAGTAAGTCTACAAATAAACAAGAACAAGCAGAACAGCAACAAGAACAACAACAGgaattatataagtatatgctgaagaataattttaaagatgTTCCAGATATAGAAAATGTAGATGCTGACATAAAGAAAGGACAACCACATGTAGTAAGAAGTTATGGACAAATAGATAACTCCACTGACACTTCCATTACTTCCGCTGCCGCAACCGCCCCTTCAGCCTCTGCTTCCGCCGTAGATTCCGCAGCAGAAACAGCTGATGCTACTAAAACACAAGaacagaagaaaaagaaaaagaaaaaattttttttttttaaaaattaa
- a CDS encoding hypothetical protein (Plasmodium exported protein), translating into MFKQNKNTSNSATAYECINYVARSPNKMADMKTLRNNQTKREKMNLFLIFTQIFLFTFFVWTLQCAYNDHSNGSAVSFVTNRSLAENNEREKSERKREAKRTQDENEEGSQSSRSSQNFDLNIKDIERKFNDFKNAVKEKVENAVNWDGISENVKQYLVKLDSSMESRIKEEAERANTETNLTQNADVRTQLINSYVQNYSIITPPILLMIFTILTSENFKKHVSNILLTALFVVVTYIFFKLKKIEENKNEKNDTDNTPKFQQ; encoded by the exons ATGTTTAAGCAAAATAAGAATACCTCAAATAGTGCAACGGCTTATGAATGCATCAACTATGTAGCTAGAAGTCCTAATAAGATGGCAGATATGAAAACTTTAAGAAATAATCAaacaaaaagagaaaaaatgaatttatttctcatttttacccaaattttcttatttaccttttttgTTTGGACACTACAATGTGCTTACAATGAT CATAGTAATGGAAGTGCAGTAAGTTTTGTAACCAATAGATCACTGGcagaaaataatgaaaggGAAAAATCTGAACGAAAGAGAGAAGCAAAAAGAACACAagatgaaaatgaagaaggATCCCAAAGTTCACGCAGTTCACAAAATTTTGATCTAAACATTAAGGATATTGAACGAAAATTTAATGATTTTAAGAATGCTGTTAAGGAAAAAGTAGAAAATGCTGTTAACTGGGATGGTATTTcagaaaatgtaaaacagTATTTAGTAAAATTAGATTCATCTATGGAAAGCagaataaaagaagaagCTGAACGAGCAAATACGGAAACCAATTTAACACAAAATGCTGATGTAAGGACTCAGTTAATAAATAGTTATGTACAAAATTACAGTATTATTACACCACCTATTTTGTTAATgatttttaccattttaacTTCagagaattttaaaaaacatgtttcaaatatattgttaACTGCTCTTTTTGTAGTagtaacatatattttcttcaaactaaaaaaaatagaagaaaataaaaatgaaaagaatgaTACTGATAACACACCAAAATTCCAACAATAA
- a CDS encoding hypothetical protein (Plasmodium exported protein), whose translation MTRENNSILNNTKLSYYNEYVTKRLIARNYRSHYGVYDEAKGINATLILRPYRLLVTVDYVEIQEPEETNSEPNEKKNMNLNQKTKLRNSEKSSNYNDKNDDTDLYRRNLDSLTGKTINVEINDDILKNKCSLLKFYMGDEANYTTDKDPFSKENIEKRKKRKIITIIEYFHRGIAFIAMIAFFACICFKAENYIIPLFFVAFVLSLLIFCKPNRRRFI comes from the exons ATGACAAGAGAAAACAAtagtatattaaataatactaaaCTTAGTTATTATAACGAGTATGTGACTAAACGTTTAATTGCTAGAAATTAT CGTTCACATTATGGCGTATATGATGAAGCAAAAGGAATAAATGCCACATTAATTTTAAGACCTTACAGATTACTAGTTACAGTTGATTATGTTGAGATTCAAGAACCAGAAGAAACAAATTCAGAaccaaatgaaaaaaaaaacatgaatTTAAATCAGAAAACGAAATTAAGGAATTCAG AAAAGAGTTCtaattataatgataaaaatgatgatacAGATTTATATAGACGAAATTTAGATTCATTAACAGGAAAAACTATTAATGTAGAAATTAatgatgatatattaaaaaataaatgtagtttattaaaattttacatgGGCGATGAAGCAAATTACACAACAGATAAAGACCCTTTTTctaaagaaaatatagaaaaaaggaaaaagagaaagattataacaataatagaatattttCATCGAGGAATTGCTTTTATAGCTATGATCGCTTTCTttgcatgtatatgttttaaagcagagaattatattataccTCTATTTTTTGTTGCATTTGTACTAtctttgttaatattttgtaaaccAAATAGAAGACgctttatataa